GATCCAGCAGGCCCTTAGAATGGTAGGCCTGGGATGCAGGTAGGCTGAGACTGGCCATACAAGATCCCCAGTGGCATAGGGATGGCAGTTTAGGCTTGGGCAACGCCCACTAGAGCCTCCCCCACAAAAGAAGAGAAGGCTGGAGACCCACCATCTCCCTCTAGATAATCTCAGTCCTGTTTGTGAGCTCCATGAGAACGGGCTTCCTCACCAGATAGGTTTCAGTAAAAATCTGTGCAATATCGGAGTGTGTAGACCCCGGGCACTGAGCACATGCTGTTGATTCTACACGGGTATTTCGCCAGGTACCCTCCACTGCTGGGGCTGCCAGGCTTCGCGGCTATACAGGGTACAGTGTCATTATTCAGATCTCACCTCCTAAATTAGTTCATGCTCTCACATTAGGTGTAATCACAGCTGGCAACGCTTTCTGGGGATGTCTCAAACAGATTTGACTTGAAAAAACAGTTTTCTGTCAATTAACTTGAGATAGAATTGTTGCCTCTTCCCCcgccccttctctttctcctgggCGAACCCAGTGACCCCAGCAGGCATCCCAACAGAGGCGAGGTTCCGAGATGGGTACCTCCAGATGAGTCTTTAAACAGCCATCTAAGTCTCAAAGACACAAAGCTGAAATGTGCGGCTGTTGGCTATTCCAAAGCAGTCTTCCTGCGTAGGGGAGAGCCTGCCCTAGGCGGCGGCAGACCTCGCCGGCGGCAAGCCGGGAGACCGAAAGGAGGTGCTGTCAGCCCGCGATCCAGATTTGTCCAGATCCCCGAGCTCGCGCCGGGCCGCCGCCTGCCACACGTCTGCTTTGGTTTGGCAGAGCACGCGGGTTCAAAGTCGCCCGGCGGGGACCCAAGCGCCAGGTGCTCCGGAGGGCAGCATTCCCGCTCGCCTCTCGTTCGGGTCCGAAGCCTCTTGCTTTGGACTTGACAGAGAGGTCTGATCGCCCTCCAGCTTCCACCTAATGGCAGGTTAACGGCCTGCATTCCACGCCTTTCCTCTTACCACCTCTGTAGCTCCCCTCTCTCTGTCACTTAGCAAAGCTGTGTTTTACTGTATTGACCACGTTTGTGTAAAGCTCTAAGTTAACGCGTGAGGTAAAAATTCATTCGCCTTGAAATTTCAAAATCACCCTTGAAAACTCGCCCATAAATCACAAGATTTGGTGTCTATATGCAAGGCAATAGTACGTAAGTACACGTGGATAGAACATGCCACAAAGGTGTACAGTAAATAAAATGCCGATGcaaagtataaaattttaagtgcAAAAGATAAAAATGGTATCAGGGAAATGAACCTGTCTGCGATGCCACTGTACTTGCCAGTGCCTCCTGCACTAGACTGTATGAGGCACGAAGGCAGGCCTCGTCCGATTTTGCTCATCACTATGCTCTCAGCGCCTGGAAGCCTGGCACTTCGCGTCCACGAGTGTTCAATGCTCTATCTCgaataagtgaaataaagaataaatgagtgCTCGCTCGATCCGACTCCGCGACCCGCAGAAGCGGGCTAGAACGGCCGGCCCAGCGCCATACTCTCGGCCGCGAGGCCAGGATGTGGACACTGGCATCAATGCCCCGCGGCGCCAGCTCCCAGCCGCTGCACGTGCGCCTCCTTGCACCCAGGCCTCGGCGCACGCCCCGCCCCACCACGCACGCACGCGCCCTGAAGCCTGGCCGCCGGGTCGGCCCGCTTGCCGAGGCTCACCCGCGCGTCCGCTGCCCCTCACCCCTTTACCCACTGGGGGGCGCTCCCCTCCCGCCCCACGCGCCCACACTCGCGCGTCTCTCGGTCTCTGGCGACTCTACTCCGGAACCTGGGCTTGCGCGCCGCCTCCTACCTGAGGGCCGGCGAGGGAGGAGGGCGGAAGGGCTGAGGGGGCTGAACAAGACCGTATCGGGAGGCGGGAGACAAGAGAGCGAGTGGCCGCCGCAGACGGCATAGAAACgcgggcgcgcgcgcgcgcgttcCCGGCCCTCGCTCCCTCCGTCGACTCTCCTCCTGAGCCCAACCCTGCTGCCGCGCGCCGCCGGCCTTGCCTCGCCTAATAACAACGGCGCCCAGGGTCAGGTGGCCGCGCGCGGACAGCGCCGTCATTGGCTCGGCGGGGAGCGCGGCGCGCCAGGATTGGTCGGGGGGTGGAGCTTCTGCCGGTGCGGGGGCGGGGCTggagagggaggcggggagggagaTGGTAGGGGCGGGGCCAGGCCGCGGTCCGCGCCTTTGTGCCCGGCGCGCGCTCTCCGCCGGCTCCGGCTGCATCGCCGGCTGCATCAATAATTcagagcggcggcggcggcggcagcggccgGTGCGGGCAGGAGACGGCGGAATCAGCGGGGATCGAGCGGCAGCGGCTATGCATCCAAGTGCGGCTGGGCAGCCACGGTACCCCTGAGGCCCGGGCGGGGCTCCGGGAGCATCGCTCGAGGGGCACGCTCGCCCAGGAGTGCAAGAAGACCCGAAGTGTCCAGAGCGGCGTCGGCAGAGCTGAACACGGATCTGAGGAGGGGGCTTCGGAgccgggctggggcgggggggcggcTGGCGCAGGCAGcccccggggtggggggcggggtgggcgcCGGCGCCGCGATGCTGGGCGtcgtggagctgctgctgctgggggcaGCATGGTTGGCGGGCCCGGCCCGCGGGCAGAACGAGACGGAGCCCATCGTGCTAGAAGGCAAGTGCCTGGTGGTTTGCGACTCCAATCCTACGTCCGATCCCACGGGCACAGCTCTGGGCATCTCTGTGCGCTCCGGCAGCGCCAAGGTGGCTTTCTCTGCCATCAGAAGCACCAACCACGAGCCGTCCGAGATGAGTAATCGCACCATGATCATCTACTTCGACCAGGTGAGTGCTCCAGGAAGACTGgatgggtgggggttgggggagaggtaGTAGGTAGATATTCGACCCTCTCCGAGGTCTCAGCGGAAACGTGGGGACAAGAGTTCAGATAGATTCTTGCCCACTCCCCTTCGTTCCCGTCTCGTTATAGGTACTAGTGAACATCGGGAACAACTTTGATTCAGAACGCAGCACTTTCATCGCCCCGCGCAAAGGAATCTACAGTTTTAACTTCCACGTGGTAAAAGTCTACAACAGACAGACCATCCAGGTCAGCTTCCGCCTCAGGGCCAGGCCCCAGCCCCGGTAGGGGGCTACTGGCCGCGGGAGTGAGTCGGCCCGGCGTGGGTGGGAAATAGAAGGGGCAGCCGCATGTGCCCAAGGCAGCTTGGAGGAACGGGTAGCAGGGCCTCACGGTTCTCTGGCTTGGACTCTCCCTTGTTTTCCAGTCATGGGTTCTTGAAACCACCTCCAGGCACAGTTTTCTGCCTCCGCCTTGTGGGACCCTCCAAAGAGGTCCTCCCGCTACGGAAGCCCGGGGATTTCTCTTTAGAGTTTCTGTTAGCATCCCAGACAGTTCCCGCTTCCGGAAGCTTTCCGCGGATCCTCTCCTTCAGCACCACGGACAGTATCCCCGACTCCTGTCCCAGCTCTGAAGCGGGCGAGAAACCTGTGCGCTTGCCTTCAGTGCCACGCTCCGGGGGAGTCCTGGCGTCCCTCTGGGGACCCACTCCGGATTTCTGAACAAGTAGCGCCTAACTATATCAGTTGAAAGgtggagagaaaagggaggggCGTAGTACCACACCCTCCTGGCTCCAGCCTTGCCCCAGCCAGCACTCACTGGCTCTCCAGGGTTCCCAAAGGTTTTCAGGTTTGCTTTGGGCGGACACAGAAGGCAGAACGCGCGGCTGGGGAGAGGGCCATGGGCCTTTATCTGCTGATGCCACCGCAAGGGCAAAGCCAGGCGGTGGAGGGCAAGGCTGGATCTGGGACGAAAACTGAGCCCGGAGTTTGGGGATGAAACACGGAGTGCAGCTCTGAGAGAGATTTCTCATCTGCCGAAATCTTGCCTGGCTACTCCGCTGCATCTCTGCTGTGTCCCGGCATCTGGAATCGGGAGGAGCCagggtttttgtttgtatttgtttgtgtTCCCGGAAGCGCCAGTTGTCTGACTTTCTCTCTGAGGCTGGCGGGGAGGGCAGGGCCGAAGGTCTCTGGGCGCCTGAGCCACCTACGGGTTCACTAAACCGGATAAAAGAGCGCCGTCAGGGTTCGATTGGCGGGCCCAAGAAGTGAAAGTTACTCCCGTTTGGGGAGCAGACCCTTTCTGTCACCCAGATGGGTCGCCTTCGCCTCATTGGGCCCTCGGTAGTAAATTACAAAGCCCCGTTTCTTTCCGCCCCCGCCCACCCGCCGCCCCCTGCTTCCAAGCTTTACGTCAGTCAGCCAAGTGGTGAAGGTTCGCTATTTTATCTACGCTTCTGTACCCCACTGGGTTGCCCCTCTGAAGCCGGCCTTTCTCTTTCTCAGGTGAGCCTCATGTTAAACGGGTGGCCGGTGATTTCAGCCTTCGCTGGTGACCAGGACGTGACCCGGGAGGCCGCCAGCAACGGAGTTCTAATCCAGATGGAGAAAGGCGACCGAGCATACCTCAAGCTGGAGCGGGGAAACTTGATGGGGGGCTGGAAGTATTCGACCTTCTCCGGATTCCTCGTATTTCCCCTCTGACTGGCTCATCTCGGGaatggaggcagggagagggcgaaggcaggaggggaaaatTATAAAGAGGCTGAACTTTAGAGGACGAGAAAGCGGCACGACTTGAAACTTCCTACTTGTTCCCCAGCTGTATCCGGTAAACGAAGCGCAGCCCGGCGGTTGGACAACTTAGTCCATTTCCTCTTTAGGAGAAGTAAATTCCGCTTAGCTCTGCGCACTCCCATTTCCAAAATAAACTCGCCCCCAACTCCAGTTGCAGTAATCAAGAAAGACAGACTGCCTTGTCACTGTTTCTTACCCCGTGTTCATGTTCCCTacaatttatataaaagaaactTTGCATTTCACTGTATAATGTGAAATATCTTCCTCCTCTGAGTCCCGCTCTTAATCTTTTCATCCGCTGAAATCTGATATGTccctcccccccccttttttttttattttggagaggggggaaggatttttttttttttggatggggaAGTAGTTTTAATTTGGCAAGTACTGCTCTTAAAACACCGCTCGAATTAATTAGCTGAAGGTACTTTGTATGTATCCTCGGCTGCTTGTTAGCAGAGAAAGGACTCACCTTAGTGGTgactggtttaaaaaaagaaatatatatatatataaatatatatcatttgtACACGAAGAACTGTTCCCAGTGGAAACTGGCTGTATTTCCGTATTTCTATGTCCCATTTGGAGTGATCGTGAAATCTAAGGCTGCTTGATGTTCTGATGCTTGTCAATGCCCTAGTGTTCTGTGGCTCCACTAAACGCCAGGAGGTTCTTCGGGACGCTTCCTCGTCCTCTGTAACATACCTGTGAATAGCCAagatttaattttgctttaatcCAATAAAGTTCAAGtggaacttttatttttctgaaacagCTTTCTAAACTACGCACCTCCCCTAGTTGCGAggtctgggggcaggggtgcGGAAGGGTGAGATTCAGAGGTGTAGGGGACTTGGCGGCGTGCAAGCCGAGAAAGGCTAAGGCAGTGTCGGCCCTCGCTCCTTCCTGCGCGGGCCTAGGGCCAACCATGCATTCCGCCCTGTGCTCCCTGCTTTGGCGCAAACGTAAGAAATATGGTTGAAATGTTGCTAGGCGAGGCCCGACAGCCGGCCTGGAAGCGAAAAAGGCTTTTCGCAGTCCAAGTGCATCAGGAATAATTCCAACTCGAGGAGCCAGAACCTTTCTGCCCTTTCGTCACGCTTCCCACGCCTCTGCCTCCGGACCGTCCGCTCACAGATTCCGAAGCTGCGTCTGTTTTATTCCGCCTCCTCTGAATCCCGAGTCTGCGCCGGCGGTATTACCGGGCGCCGGGGACTTGTGATCGCGCTCATCGCAGGACTTTTATTCAAGAGGTTCGTCCAGGAGTTTTGATTGTATCGGAACATAATGTGAAAGCAAAATTGAAATAAACGACTTCGTTTTAAGTCTGGAAGTCTGACCAAGTCGCTTCGGCAGAGGGGAGGTCGGGCCGGGAAAAGCAGGTGGGCGGCCAAGGGGCGGGAGCCGCGGCCTGCATGGGCCCTTCTGGCTCTGGTCCTTTTGGAGGCTTCTCCTGGCCCGAGATTCAGAGATGAATTTAATTAGAGATGGAGAGAAGCGGGAAAGAGGTTAATAACAGCACCGTAAACAATGTTTCTCGATTTATTCCTGCGGCTCCTTTTGATTTAGAGTCAACAAGCGAGCGACCTGAGCTGAAACTCAGCCCGGGCTTCTCCGCACGCAATCCAGGAGCTCGGGCGTCTAGCTGGTGCCCTCAGCGGCCCCAGCGGCCCCGGACCCCTCAGGGGTTAAGCAGGGACTTGGGACTGAGGAGGGGAACCGGTCTTTTTCCTGCCCCATAGTTCTCCACCCTAGTCAGTCCCCAGGGAAGTGAGGATAAGGAGTCCTAAAGGAATTTTTAAACCATTCTTAAAGAAAAGCAACAAGACTCTAACCTCCCCCCCTCCCCAACTTTCTCCGCGTTCTTCCAGTTGGGAGGGAGAAATCTGAGAGAACTGGAGCGCCGGGCAGCGGAACTAGTTCGACCCCGGCTCAGCGGGAGCAGAGCCAGCCCGCCAGGCACCCGCATACCGCACAAGCTAAGGCTCACCGCCGCGCAGGTGGGGTAGACACCGCTCACGGGAACTGAGCCCCAAGCACCCTTGAAACTGACTCGCCTGTGAGTGGATGGTCGGCGAGCAGACCCGCACTGTGGGTGTCCAAGCGGTGCGACCTCCAGGCGGTGTTCTGCAGGGATACTTTGGCAAGTCCTCCTGCTTggcctcagtttgcccatctgtaTAAAGAGGGAGGAATCTGAACATCTCCAAGAGTCCTCCTGCCCCGAGGTTCTAGCCTTTCTCTCTGGTCTTTTGCCTGGCTTTAGGGAGTCCTGGCTGCAGCCAGGTGATCTGGAGCCTGTAGGCTAGCCCGGAGGCAGGGAGAAGCAGCCTATCCAGGAACTCAGGTTCACTTTGAGCCCTTGCTCTAGGGCCTGAAAGGTCAACACAGATAGGGAGTGAAGGGGCCCTCAGTGGGACAAGAGTGCGAAGTTATCCCTTGATTCTGCTGGGGCTCCAGCTGGCCCCTTCCTGGCTGGAGCGCTTTCTCTCCAAACTCTGACCTTGGCCTTGGGGATCCTGCTTAGCTGGTTTCAGCCACTTCTTTCAtctcctgcttccttctctccatctcctGTCTTCGTGCCTTTGCACCTGCCGTTTCTTGGCTTCAAGTTGAAgcaccttttttcttctttccccactTGGTAGAATCTTCTCTTTCTGGGGATCTAAGCAGTTCAACTAAAAGGCCTTGTCCTCTGGGAAGTGGTCCTGTCCATACAGCACAGACCCTGCCTTCCCCAGGCTCACAGCCCCCTCCTCAACCTTCCACCAGGCCCTACCTGGAGTTGGCAGGGAGGACAATTTTGAGCTGTGGACAGCTCTTTCTTTAAGACCATCTGGGGCCTGGCACTTGGCAGTTGGGCCACCTCCCTCACCTCTGGGGCAAATGTGGAGGTGATTGTTACTCTGCCAGAGGCAAGTGAATGACCTTCATCTGAAAATTGTGTTCCAGCTTCAAGGAGTGTGCGTTGAGGATTGAGAGGGTTAGAGAAAAAGGGGGTTATTAGCTCCATAGGGACTACCTTCCTGCCCCCAACCAGAGGCTAGGAAGGGGAGGGTGTTATTCTAACCCACCTCAGAGTGGCTTTCTTTAAAGCTTAGAATCCTCTAGGCCTTTCTAGATCTGGGTCCTGTTTCTTGCTTTTATCTCAAATAAACCTGATCGGAATCAAGGCTGTAGGAGTTTCAGGACCACATCTTCATTCAGCTTCATCTTCTGTCTAAAAGTCTCCTTTCCTGCCCGGGTCACCTTGGTTACTTCCTTCTGTTCTGCCTCAGTGGTCACCTCCCACCGGGAGACTTCCTCACCCTAGATAGGAGAGTGGTAACCTACCTCTTCCAGGCCTTCTGCTTTGGAGTGTGGTCTCTCTTACCACactgcctcctcccccacccagtTCCCGAGTGCAGAGCTTGAGTTAGGGGTCTGGTGGAGGGAAACTATGGAACTACCGAGAGCCAGCGGGCTGAAGCGGcgtggggggcggggagtggggagCGGTGGGAGTGTTGGGGAGGGGGAAGCGGGGAAGGGGTGGCCGGATGGGGGGATGTAGGAGGGGTGGTTTCTAAGACCCAACGAGCCCAGACCAGACTCGTAGGTCGAGGTGTTCCAGGCAGCACCCTGAGCTTCTGGGTGTCTCCGTACCAGCGCTGGATCCCTGGCCAGGTGCCAGGGTCACTGTCGCCCGTGTAGTCTGCTGCGCAGCGCGGGGTTGCGCGACGTTCCGCGCAAGGTCCCAGGGCTCGCTAGCTCGCCGGGGCTTTCACTGTTAGCAGAGCTGGGAGCGCGCCCTCCAAGCTGCGCTGGAGCTGATGCTCGTACCCCGGGCGGATTGGTTCCTAATGAGAACATAATTACCCAGATGGAGAGGGAGCCTCACCCCGCTCCTTAATTGTTACCGTTATGGGGTAGTGGAGAGGCGAGAGAGTGCTGGGCTGAGCTATGGGGCCGGCATTTCCGCGCATACAGGGCGGGGTCCTgggaccccccgcccccaccggcACACCCAGCTGAGGTGAAGGCTTGGCGCCCTGCTCTCGACCCCTGGCGCGCAGTGCGTCCTGATACTACTTCCTCCCCCAGCCCGAACCGCGTTTTCCTCAACTCCTAGATGCAAGGGGTGGATTAGATGTCTAGGGTATCCTCCAGGTGATCTGACTTTTCTGATCAGCACGTCGGTGAGTCGTCTTCCCCGTCCCCCACCCGCCACACACCTCCAGGCTGCGTTTGTCACCCCTGCTAGCTTTCAGACAAAACAGTGCAACCTTTTACTGGGTCTGCGGAGGCCAGCGGTGCCCTTGAACGGGAAGGTCAAGCTGGGAGGGAAAGTGGAAGTACCCTTCCTTTGAGCCAACtcaaggaaagaaaagctttCTGGAGACGATGACAAAGGTCTCTTGGCCTCTTTGCACAGGGCTCCTCATTGAAGATACACGCACACtctatctgagcctcagtttgctcacaTTTCAAATGGGAACAATAGTATCTACACAGCAGCGTGGTTGCTAAAAGGTATAAAAATGCTCAGCACTGCCTGTGGCAAGGTAGGTGCTGAATAAATGGAAGCAACAATGAGGAACAATGGCCACAGTAGAGCCATCACTATCACAGAAGCAAGACTCGAAGGAACATCAAGCAGA
The nucleotide sequence above comes from Bos indicus x Bos taurus breed Angus x Brahman F1 hybrid chromosome 18, Bos_hybrid_MaternalHap_v2.0, whole genome shotgun sequence. Encoded proteins:
- the CBLN1 gene encoding cerebellin-1 → MLGVVELLLLGAAWLAGPARGQNETEPIVLEGKCLVVCDSNPTSDPTGTALGISVRSGSAKVAFSAIRSTNHEPSEMSNRTMIIYFDQVLVNIGNNFDSERSTFIAPRKGIYSFNFHVVKVYNRQTIQVSLMLNGWPVISAFAGDQDVTREAASNGVLIQMEKGDRAYLKLERGNLMGGWKYSTFSGFLVFPL